A genomic window from Paenibacillus sp. FSL K6-0276 includes:
- a CDS encoding NfeD family protein, which produces MKKLRKIMLASIPVVLLLLLLTPFIPNVSADVTAPKAPGVASGDLKKGPVFIIPVDQKIERGLQSFLERGFAEAANYGAVLIVLEVDTPGGLVNSAEQIGTMVRDSDIPTAAYIKGDAASAGSYIALNAGAIIMKPGSMIGSASLVDGSGRKVDDAKMVSYWKSKMIGAAALNERDPDIAAGMVDSNLVVDKPDLGVSKAQGEIIALSSDEALKAGYADQITATTEEAITWLGYTTDDIFRVEHTGAEKMSQFLTSPIIMTILLFVGITGVVIELLVPGFGAPGIIGTLAFVLYFFGNSVAGFAGSETWLLFIIGLVMLVLELFVPSFGILGLLGSVSLVAGVVRAAYSFTHALFSLGIAFAAATVVIVIVAVAFKERGVWNRFILKDTLTKDQGFIPVEEKISLVGAKGNSITPLRPSGTAMIGGERVDVVTEGSFISVNVPVSVIKVEGGRIVVKEIKE; this is translated from the coding sequence TTGAAAAAATTACGGAAAATAATGTTGGCCAGCATTCCCGTTGTTTTACTGCTCCTGCTCTTAACGCCGTTTATACCAAATGTAAGCGCTGATGTAACAGCACCAAAAGCACCGGGAGTTGCGAGTGGTGATTTGAAGAAAGGCCCTGTGTTTATTATTCCGGTAGATCAGAAAATTGAAAGAGGTTTGCAAAGCTTCTTGGAAAGAGGGTTTGCAGAAGCTGCTAATTATGGAGCGGTTCTAATTGTGCTAGAGGTGGATACACCAGGAGGACTGGTGAATTCAGCAGAACAGATTGGGACTATGGTAAGAGATAGTGACATACCTACAGCTGCATATATTAAAGGTGATGCCGCCTCCGCAGGCAGTTACATAGCACTTAACGCAGGTGCAATCATCATGAAGCCGGGCAGCATGATCGGTTCTGCATCCCTCGTGGATGGGAGCGGTCGAAAAGTAGATGACGCTAAGATGGTGTCCTACTGGAAATCAAAAATGATTGGAGCCGCTGCTCTGAATGAGCGTGATCCAGATATTGCTGCGGGAATGGTCGATAGTAATTTGGTTGTGGATAAGCCAGATCTAGGTGTATCTAAAGCGCAGGGCGAAATTATTGCCTTGTCTAGTGACGAAGCGTTAAAAGCTGGTTACGCTGATCAAATTACAGCTACTACTGAGGAAGCGATTACTTGGCTAGGGTATACTACAGATGACATATTTCGTGTGGAGCATACGGGCGCCGAGAAAATGTCGCAATTTCTGACGAGTCCGATTATTATGACGATTCTGTTGTTCGTTGGGATCACAGGCGTCGTGATTGAGTTGCTCGTTCCGGGTTTTGGTGCACCTGGGATCATTGGGACACTAGCCTTTGTTTTATATTTTTTCGGAAACTCTGTAGCAGGGTTTGCCGGATCAGAGACTTGGCTTTTGTTCATAATTGGACTTGTCATGCTTGTGCTGGAGCTGTTCGTGCCGAGCTTTGGTATATTGGGCTTACTCGGTTCAGTGAGTCTTGTAGCAGGTGTCGTACGAGCCGCATACAGCTTTACACATGCGTTGTTTAGTTTAGGTATCGCATTCGCTGCTGCGACTGTAGTCATTGTAATTGTGGCTGTCGCATTTAAAGAACGTGGAGTTTGGAATAGGTTTATCTTGAAGGATACTCTCACCAAAGATCAGGGATTTATACCGGTTGAAGAGAAGATAAGCTTAGTCGGAGCTAAAGGAAACAGTATTACTCCGCTTCGTCCATCCGGAACGGCTATGATTGGCGGCGAGCGCGTAGATGTCGTTACAGAAGGCAGCTTTATTAGCGTTAATGTACCGGTCTCTGTTATAAAAGTTGAGGGCGGACGGATTGTAGTGAAGGAAATCAAGGAATAG
- a CDS encoding GatB/YqeY domain-containing protein, producing MNLSERLNEDMKQAMKSKDKFTLSTIRMVRSTIKYLEIDLKRTLDDNEVLDILSREIKQRKDALQEFESAGRDELAASTKAEIEIIIKYLPEQLSEEEIKVIVQQTIQETGASSKSEMGKVMSALMPKVKGRADGKLVNQAVLQFLQ from the coding sequence ATGAATCTTAGCGAGAGATTGAACGAAGATATGAAGCAAGCGATGAAGAGTAAGGACAAGTTCACGCTCTCCACGATTCGAATGGTTCGTTCTACAATAAAGTATCTTGAAATAGATTTGAAGAGAACATTGGACGACAACGAAGTGCTTGATATCCTTAGTCGTGAAATCAAACAGCGCAAAGATGCCCTCCAAGAATTTGAATCAGCGGGTCGCGACGAGCTTGCCGCGAGTACGAAGGCAGAAATCGAGATTATTATTAAGTATCTTCCCGAGCAACTTTCCGAAGAAGAAATTAAAGTAATTGTACAGCAGACCATCCAGGAAACCGGTGCTTCTTCGAAAAGTGAAATGGGTAAGGTCATGAGCGCACTGATGCCTAAGGTCAAAGGTCGCGCCGATGGTAAACTCGTGAACCAAGCGGTTCTGCAATTTCTGCAATAA
- the rpsU gene encoding 30S ribosomal protein S21 translates to MSETKVRKNETIDAALRRFKRSIAKDGVLAEVKKRKHYEKPSVKKKLKSEAARKRKF, encoded by the coding sequence GTGTCTGAAACGAAAGTTCGCAAAAACGAGACAATTGATGCTGCACTTCGTCGCTTTAAACGTTCCATCGCAAAAGATGGTGTCTTGGCTGAGGTGAAGAAACGCAAACATTACGAAAAGCCAAGCGTTAAGAAAAAGCTGAAGTCTGAGGCTGCTCGTAAGAGAAAGTTTTAG
- a CDS encoding histidine triad nucleotide-binding protein — translation METVFSKIIEGTIPSKKVFENERILAFYDIEPAAPVHVLIIPKKFIASMNDVTPEDLPLIAEIHSVAQQIAIDLGIAESGYRLINNCGPDSGQAVPHLHYHLLGGAKLGALTGNSASHA, via the coding sequence ATGGAGACCGTGTTTAGCAAAATTATTGAGGGTACTATTCCTTCCAAAAAAGTATTTGAGAACGAGCGTATTCTTGCATTCTACGACATCGAGCCGGCTGCACCGGTACATGTGTTAATCATTCCAAAGAAGTTCATTGCTTCCATGAATGATGTCACACCTGAGGACCTTCCGCTAATTGCTGAAATTCACAGTGTAGCGCAACAGATCGCTATCGACCTTGGGATTGCTGAGTCTGGTTATCGTTTGATCAATAATTGTGGTCCTGATAGTGGACAAGCTGTGCCTCATCTTCATTATCACTTGCTTGGTGGGGCCAAGCTGGGAGCCCTTACAGGAAACTCAGCTTCTCACGCATAG